From a single Vitis vinifera cultivar Pinot Noir 40024 chromosome 18, ASM3070453v1 genomic region:
- the LOC100253426 gene encoding agamous-like MADS-box protein AGL12, with translation MARGKIQMKRIENPVHRQVTFCKRRAGLLKKAKELSVLCDAEIGIFIFSAHGKLYELATKGTMQGLIEKYMKSSCGSQDDQAKEAQLLDTKEEINMLKHEIELLQKGLRYMLGGGAGTMTLDELHIFEKHLEIWIYNIRSAKMEIMFQEIQLLKNKEGILKAANNYLQEMIDDQTGITNIAPMINPYPLTTQNEIFQT, from the exons ATGGCACGAGGGAAAATTCAGATGAAGCGTATTGAGAACCCAGTACACAGGCAGGTTACCTTCTGCAAGCGCCGAGCAGGGCTTCTTAAGAAGGCTAAGGAGCTCTCTGTGTTGTGTGATGCTGAAATTgggattttcattttctccGCCCATGGAAAGCTCTATGAACTAGCCACCAAagg AACCATGCAAGGGCTTATTGAGAAGTACATGAAGTCTAGTTGCGGGTCTCAGGATGACCAAGCCAAAGAAGCACAACTTCTG GACACAAAAGAGGAGATTAACATGCTAAAGCATGAGATTGAATTACTTCAGAAAGGCCTCAG GTATATGTTGGGAGGTGGGGCTGGAACAATGACACTGGATGAACTACATATCTTTGAAAAACATCTTGAAATTTGGATCTATAACATCCGTTCAGCAAAG ATGGAGATCATGTTTCAAGAAATCCAGCTATTGAAGAATAAG gagGGAATACTGAAAGCAGCAAACAATTATCTCCAAGAAATG ATAGACGACCAAACTGGAATTACCAACATTGCACCAATGATAAATCCATATCCACTAACTACacaaaatgaaatatttcaAACTTAG